From a region of the Bacillus thuringiensis genome:
- the mobV gene encoding MobV family relaxase → MNKFAIIHMQKFQISDVQGIQKHNQRQGKSKSNLDIDYSKSEQNYDLLNQQKIRYESTIKQEISERVKRKPRANSVVLSEFVVTASPDYIHLLSLEEQKRYFESSLDFIQKRYGKQNTLYAMVHMDEATPHMHIGVMPITEDNRLSAKDMFTRKELTSLQQDFPMEMREKGFDVERGEGSEKKHLSPQAFKEKQDLQVELEQLGNVKKHLETKVVETHNQLQKTTNYIEKQNENVTKNSATIFKFR, encoded by the coding sequence ATGAATAAATTCGCAATCATTCACATGCAGAAATTTCAAATTTCTGATGTGCAAGGAATTCAAAAACATAATCAGAGACAAGGAAAAAGTAAATCAAATTTAGACATCGATTATTCGAAAAGTGAACAGAATTATGATTTGTTAAATCAACAAAAAATTAGATATGAAAGCACAATTAAACAAGAGATCAGTGAGAGAGTAAAACGAAAGCCTCGAGCAAATTCTGTTGTACTTTCTGAATTTGTAGTAACAGCTTCACCTGATTACATACATTTATTAAGTTTAGAAGAACAGAAACGTTATTTTGAGAGTTCACTAGATTTTATTCAAAAGCGTTATGGCAAACAAAACACGTTGTATGCGATGGTTCATATGGATGAAGCAACACCACATATGCATATTGGTGTCATGCCAATTACAGAAGACAATCGTTTGTCCGCGAAAGATATGTTTACGAGAAAAGAATTGACATCTTTGCAACAGGATTTCCCGATGGAAATGCGGGAAAAAGGCTTTGATGTAGAACGAGGTGAAGGTTCAGAGAAAAAACATTTATCGCCTCAAGCCTTTAAGGAAAAACAAGATTTACAAGTAGAATTGGAACAGCTAGGAAATGTAAAAAAGCATTTAGAAACAAAAGTAGTGGAAACGCATAATCAATTACAAAAAACTACAAACTACATCGAAAAACAGAATGAAAACGTTACAAAAAATTCAGCAACAATTTTTAAATTTAGATAA